GGCATAGATGTTCTTTTCCAAAAGGAAGTTTTGCTCCTTGATGCTCTGGTTTGACGCTAACCCCTGTGAGATATAGTCATTCAAACGATTTTGGGCACTTAGCCCCAATGGGAGCAAGATGACTGAGAGCTGTACGATCGTCAGTCTGTAAATAGTAGGCAGATTTCGAAGATAATTAATCATTGTATTAAATTTAAACAGTGTTCAATATTATGGCAAAAAAAAGGTTTTACCCTTTTTCCAGGAGCTTAACCAAACAAGCGTAACCATTGTCCATGAGCGCTTCATTTGTCTTGTTCGTAAAACTTACGGTCCGGTCCTTACAGAACAGGGCGCAGATCCCGTGTATGGCGGAGAGGAACATAAAAGCGAAATAATCAGTATCCATATCCGTGAACCGGCCATTGTCCTGACATTGTCTTATCAGGTTATGCAGGTGGCTGATGGCGCTCTGAGCGATTTGAAAACCACCTTCTTCACCGCTTTTTAATGGTTCTTCAACCATAAACATGAGGTTATAATAATCTTTATTTTCCTGAGCAAACTGAATAAATACACGACCAACGGCTTTTAACCGTTCGAATGGATCTACGACTGAATCCAGTACATGAAGCTGTTTAAGCAACAGATTAAAGCCTTCTTTATGGAGCTCATGGAAGATTTCACCTTTATCCTTAAAATGGAAATAAATCACCCCTGCACTATAGCTGATCTCACTGGCGATGTTGCGCATACTGGTCTGCTCATAGCCGTTCTGAAGAAATACTTTTCTAGCACCATTTAATATGCGCTGCCTCATTTCTTGCTTTTCTCTTTGCTTTCTTTCTGTAATGCCCATGGATAAAATAATTTAAAAAGATATTAGCCTGATTTAGGAAATAACTTTTTCATTTGCAACTGCTCATTTTAATTGACCGTACAAATGTATTGAACACCGTTCAATAAAACAAATGTTTTTTTTAAATGATTGTATATTTTACTTAACCTTGATGATTTTGCTTCTTTCGTTCCCGTAGAAAAGCTGAAGAACAAGGTATAGGTCGATATAAAGAGCCGTACTGTGATCAATGTTAGACCGCATTTGATTTATGCATTAACTTTACTAAAAATGGTGTAGGAGTCATTCGAGCCAAAGCCCATTCAACACTAATCGAATGAGCTTATCTAATATATTTTGATTCTATTATATTCTGTATCCGCCAGAAACTACTATTCTTTTAGTATTAATCCATTTGGAATCGTCTGTACAAAGGAATGTTACTACACTTCCAATCTGAAAACTGGGAAAGGGAACTGGTACTGGATGAAAAGGGAGAAGCTTTTGCCTGTTTGCAGAATAAAGCAAGGTGGTTTTTTAGTGTAATATATTTATTTAGACTAATTTTAGATAATGTTTTTATCTTTGCCGAATATTTAGTCATCCTTATTGTATTATTTGATGAAATCATTGTACTTATTGGCCTGCTTTTTATTTGCAGGCAATATTGTTTTTGCCCAGACTTCCGGAAAGATATCTGGTAAAGTTCTTTTAGTCGATGGCCTGCCTTATGCATCAGCCTCTGTGACTGTTTTGGAAATCAGAAAAACCACGCTGACCGACGAGCAGGGAAGCTACAGTTTTTCCGGCATCGAACCTGGAAATTATACGGTGAGAATTCAGCTACTGGGATTTCCGCAGAAAGATTTAAAAGTAACTGTTGCTAACGGTGAGACCACGAGGGCAGACTACAGGCTCGAAAAGGAGAACGTACAGGCCCTTCAGGAAGTTACCGTTGCCGGTACGACCAATAAATTCATACAGAAGGAAAGCATGTATATTGCGAGGCTTCCACTTAAAAACCTGGAGAATCCACAGGTATACAATTCTGTTCCAAAAGCTTTGTTTCAGGAACAAATGGCACTGGATTTAGGAAGTATTGCCAAGAACGTACCGGGCGCAGGCATCCCAATGATTGCCAATCAGGGACGCGTGACGTTCCGTTCACGTGGTTTCGATACGGAGCCCAATGCCCGTAACGGGGTAGCCGGTGCAGCTTTTTCTTTCATTGATCCAGCGAATTTAGAACGTATTGAAGCCATCAAAGGGCCGTCTGCTACACTTTTCGGTAACAGCATTGCTAGTAGTTATGGTGGTTTGTATAACCGTGTAACCAAAAAACCTTACAACGGTTTTGGCGGTGAGGTAGCTTATACTACTGGGAGCTGGAACCTAAACAGGCTTACCGTTGACGTGAATACACCAATCAATGCCGATAGGACTGCTTTGTTCCGGTTAAACGGTGCAACTACCTGGGAGCACAGTTTTCAGGATCTTGGCTATACCAACAGCATGAGCATTGCCCCAAGCTTCTCTTATCAGATTACAGACCGTTTATCGCTGCTGCTGGATGTGGAATTTGGACAAGCCAAGGGAACTTCAGTCGTACGTTTAAATCCCTACGTGGCCGTTCCTACAGGTACCGCCGAGATTACAAGATCAATTGCCGATATCGGTTTTCCATACAACAAAACTTTCCTGAGCAATGATCTGACCTATAAAACCCAGATGATGAACATCTTTGGCCAGATTAATTATAAGATATCTGAAGAATGGACATCTCAGACCATTCTTTCAAGGGCGCGTTCTTCGATCAGTGGAGATATTACCGCGCTTAACGGAAGAAGTGAGACCACCATCCGCCCCAATGTAATTGTAGGCTACACCCAGTTTATAGCTACAGATTTTCAGCAGAATTTTATTGGTGATTTCAAGATCGCCGGACACCGTAACCGCTTAGTGGTTGGATTGGATTATTATAATAACTATAACGATTTCGACCGTGTTACGGTCAATCTTCCTGATGTAGACTTTATCAATACACCTGCGAGTTACCGTGTGAGTCAGTTTAAGGTAGATTCTTTGACTTCAAGAGGAGTGTTACGAAAGGAAACCAACCGAGACAATACCTACGCTGTTTATGCTTCAGATGTATTCAGCATTACAGAACGTTTGAATGCAATGATGAGCTTAAGGGTAAACCGCTACCAATATAAAGGTGTTTATAATATTTCTACGGGCCAGACTTCAGGTGGTTTAGGCGCAGGCGGGGTACAAAACGGGCCATTTAATCAGACCAGTTTATCTCCGAAATTTGGATTGGTATATGAGGTATACAAAGATCATGTTTCGCTTTTTGGGAACTATATGAACGGCTTTTTTAATAAAAGCGGTGTAGCAAGAGACGGAAGTGCGTTTAAGGCCGAATATGCCGACCAACTTGAATTTGGCGTAAAAGCCGATATCTTCGACCATAAATTGGTCGGTACGGTGAGTTACTATGACATTAAGGTCAAAAATATGCTGCGACCTGATCCGGTTGATCCCAATAATTACAGTGTCCAGGATGGCTCGCAGCTGAGCAGGGGGTTGGAAATCGAGTTAACGGCAAATCCAATTGCAGGATTAAACATTGTTGCAGGCTATGCTTATAACGACAGCAAGCTCACCGCCGCTGCAGACCCACGCAATAATGGTTTGCGCCCTGGGCAGTCTGGTCCGCCAAACACCTACAACTTTTGGGTCAGTTACCGCATACCTATGGGTAAATTCAGTGGTCTTGGTGCGGGTGTAGGCGGCAATATCGGTGATATGTCTTATTATACGAATGCTTATCCTACGCTTACGAGCGGTTTATCCAAGTTTATTATCCCATCGTATAAGATATTCGATGCAAGTGTTTTTTACGATCATACAAAATTCCGTATCGGCTTAAAAGTAGATAACTTAACCAGTGAAAAGGCTTGGTCTGTACGCCTTACCCCACAGGCACCGGCGAGGTTCACAGGGAACTTCATCCTAAAGTTTTAAGCTTAACCAAAAGAAAAAGGTTTCTGGATATGCATATCCAGAAACCTTTTTTATTTAGCTGTTATTTTAATTAAGCTGTAGCTGCTTTTTTCTTCTTCTTTCTCCGTCCGAGGTAAATCAATAAGCTTGTAATACCTGACGATTGACCATAAAATGCCGGAAGCAACGACAGCGTATCATCCAACCGAGATCATTTCAATTTTATGCTGTTCGGGAGTAACTTATTCTACTTTTTTTATCAGCCTCGCTGGGCATCGGAGCTACCTCATATTTGCAATTCCATTCTTTTATACTTTCTAAAATTGGCAAAAAAGCTACGCCTTTTTCAGACAACTTATATTCTACCCTGGGCGGTAATTCCTTATAGGCTATCCTTTCCAGCAATCCATCTTCTTCCAATTCTTTAAGTTGTTCGGTTAGTACTTTCCTTGAAATGTGTGGTATAATGGAATCCAGCTGACCAAAACGAACGGTGCGGGTTGAAATTACATTGATAATGATCGGCTTCCATTTATTACCAATGGTGCCAATAGCTCTCGTGAACGGGCAATTCGAATTACAAAATCTTTCGTCTCTCATATCTTTTAAAAATTGTGGTAACCTGTGCGTAACCAGTATCTATGATAATGGTTACAAATATAAACTAATGATAGTAACTTTGAGAAACAAATTTAATATTAAATTAAAAATGAACAGATTAACAAATAAAGTAGCTGTAATTACAGGCGGAAATAGCGGCATTGGATTGGGCATTGCACTAGAATTCAAGAATGAAGGTGCAAAGGGAGTTATTGTTGGCAGAAATCAGGAAACGTTAGATAGCGCTGTGGCGAAACTGGGGGATGATTTTATCGCCATCAATGCCGATGTGACCAATTTGGCCGACCTGGAGAGCGTGTTTGCTACCACCGCTGAAAAATTTGGTAAAATTGACGTGATCGTCGCCAACGCTGGTGGTGGCGCTGTAGGAACGGTGGCAACGACCAGTGAAACCGACTTTGACCAGGCCATTGAACTGAACCTGAAAAGTGTTTATTTCACCGTTCAGAAAGCACTGCCCTATATGAATGATGGTGCTTCTATTATTCTGATCGGATCAAACGCGGCACACCGGGCCTATGCGAATTTTACGCTTTATGGCGCTGCCAAAGCAGCGGTGATCTATTTAGCAAAAGGATTTTCAAGCGACCTTTTAGATAGAAAGATCAGGGTAAATGTCATTACACCAGGTACAACAGATACACCGGCATTTGACAAGTTTGTTCCTGCAGAACAAATGGAAGCAGTAAAAAAACACTTTGCAGATCAAATGCCGATAGGCAGGATCGGGCAACCGACTGACATTGGTAAAACAGCGGTTTTCCTGGCCTCTGATGATTCTTCGTTTATGTTGGGTGCCGAACTTCTTGTGGATGGCGGTATGACTTATTTATCAAAATAATTAAATAATTCTTAAAATGAATAATTCACAAAACAACGTAGCAAAAAGTTACGCAATTATCGGCTTTGGTAAGATTGGCAAGGCCTTGGCGAAGGCGTTCGCTCGTAAAGGCATCGAAGTATCCATTGCTACCACGCGTAACCCGGAAAGTTTTGCATCCGAGGCCGCCGCAATCGGACCCAGTATCATTCCCACCACACTGGCGGAAGCCCTGAAGGCAAACGTCATCTTTTTAGCGGTGCGTTTTGAGTCGCATGCAGATGTCGCAAAGACGCTGCCCAACTGGCAGGGGAAAATCATCGTCGATGTGACCAACGCCTATGGCGTACCGCTTGAGCAACTGGGAGGACAGCCTTCTGCAAGTGTCGTTGCCCAAGCCTTCACCGGCGGTAGGCTGGTGAAAGGCTTCAACCATTTGGGCGCTGCCATTCTTGAGCAAGATCCTGCCGTACATGGTGGAAGCAGAGTAGTTTATCTGGCAAGCGATGATGACACTGCAGCAGCTGAGATCGGTGAACTTGCAAAAAATCTCGGTTTTTCACCAATCCAATTAGGTGGGCTTTCGGAAGGTGGACTTCTTGTGCAGGCGCAGGGAAATAGCTGGGGTAAATTGATCTTTAAGGATCTGATCAAGTTCGACTTATAAAATCAAATATTAAATTATAAAATCATGAGTAAATTAATAAACAAAGTAGCAGTAGTTACCGGTGCTTCGAAAGGAATAGGCGCAGCGATCGCAAAACATTTCGCGGCAGCAGGCGCAAAAGTTGTTGTAAATTATGCCTCAAGTAAGGAAGGCGCAGATAAAGTGGTGAAAGCCATAACCGACAATGGTGGCATGGCCATTGCGATACAGGCTGATGTTTCGAATGAAGCCGATGTAACCAGGCTGTTTGAAGAAACAAAACAGGCTTTCGGTACCTTGGACATTTTGGTCAACAATGCGGTTTATCAGGGATATGCACCTATTGAACTGATATCTGCAGAAACATTTCATAATAGTTTCAATGTTAATGTACTTGGCCCCATACTAACTATCCAAGCAGCTTTGAAACTGTTTGGCGATAAGGGTGGGAATGTCATCAATATCAGTTCGGGTGCCAGCAAGATGCCTCTTCCGGGAGCTTCTTTATATTCTGCAACTAAAGCCGCATTAGATGCCATAACGATCTCTTTGTCAAAAGAGCTGGGTGCAAAAAACATTCGTATCAATTCTATTTTGCCGGGTGCTACAGAAACAGAAGGTGCAATTAGTGCGGGTGTCACCGCTGGCAGTGAGTATGAAAAAATGTTCATTGCCAATACACCGCTCGGTCGCAGAGGTAAGCCCGAAGACATTGCTAAAGCCGCAGTATTCCTTGCTTCCGATGAGTCGGCTTGGATTACGGGAGAGCAGATTTCCGTTTCGGGCGGTATGTATGGTTTTTAAATTGATAAACTCAAAAAAGAAAGACTGCTTTAAACCCCTTTAAGGATAACTTAGAGGGGTTTTCGTAGTGCTAAATAAATCTAAGAACATTGTGGTAACTATACTTAAATCATATAACAACCATCTTTTTAGACATTTTCTCTACTTTCAGCTATTGACCAATCATTTTATAATCAATATTTTTACGCGCTAACGCTCTATACCCAATGATGTTAACACGCATACTCCTGTTTCTGTTCTTCTGGTCGTTTATTATTAAAGTACAAGCTCAGGCTCCAGTGAATGACGATATAAAAACAGCCACACCAATTAAAAACATTACGGTATACTGTTCTAACGATGCCGCCTTTACCAGTATTAATGCTACACCAAGTGGTTATAGAAAGGGCTTTTTTTGGAATAGCGAGGGAAAAGACATCTGGTATAGCTTTACAGCCATTGGTACCGATATTACGGCCACGGTAACCGGGCAATCGGTAGGAAACAGCAACACATTGGTTAATCCGCTCATTGCCTTTTACACATACAAAGACAATGTACTTACCGAACAGATCGGTTCGATGACTTCAGAAAGTAATATTACAATGGCTTATAAAGGTGGCTTGGTTATAGGTGAAACTTATTATCTGCGTATCAGTGCAGATAATAATGCCACAGGAAGTTTTAAGCTCTGTGTAAACAGCTACAATCCGCCGAATAAACCTGGTCAGGATTTCACATCTGCTTCTTACCTATGCAGTAAAGACAGTTTTACCGAGCTTAAAGTAACGGGTGCAGGCCCAAACAACCACGAAGCTGCCGGTACCTGTTTAAGCGTCGAATCGAACAGTGCCTGGTATACCTGGATAGCAGCCAATAATGGTACTTTAGGTTTTACCATTACGCCTACTGCTGTTACCGATGATATAGATTGGGTATTATTTGATTTAGGCCCCTCAACAAGCGCTGCCACACCATCTTCTGTTAATGCCATCCGCTGCGCTGCAGGTAGTGGTGTCGATTGCAGTCCGAGGTATTACATTACAGGCGCCAACAGCGCTTCGGCAGACCTAACTGAGCACGGTGGCTGTTCCCCGGATCAAGATGGTTTTGTAAAGGCAGTAGATATGATTGAAGGTCACCAGTATGCTTTGCTGATCGACAATTTTTCGAACAGAAACAACGGTTTTAGTCTCGCCTTTGATGGTAACGGGGAATTTGCAGGACCAAAATCAGCTATAAATATAAAAACCGAGAATGCCTGTCTCAGTACACAAAAATTTATATTTACAGCCGATGCCAGTAACTACAGCAGCTTAAAATGGAGCTTTGGTGAAGGTGCCAGCATTGCCAATGCCAGTACCACAGGTCCTGTTGAAATTACTTATGCTACGCCAGGTACCAAAACAGTAGTGCTCGAAGCCTTTTCTGTAAGGGGATGCCGCACCGTAAGCAGTTATTCTTTTTATGTGGCTTTAAAACCCGATAAACCAATTATTTCTGCCAATAGAACCAATTTTTGCTTGGGTACAACGATGGAACTTAGCATAGCAGAAGTACCGGATGCTACCTACCAATGGACTGGGCCTGCCAATTTTAGCGACTCAACAGCAGTAATTAGTGTACCCATAACCGATTTTGCACAGGCCGGCGACTATGCGGTAACCGTAAAAGTGGGCAATTGTTATAGCGAAATGGCCACAATCAATATTCCAACCATCGTGAGAAACCCTGTAGCAGATTTCAAGACAGATCCTATTGTGCCTGGTAAATTTGCAGCCCCTGTTCCCATCACTTTTTTAAACCATTCGCGAAATGCCGATTATTTTGAATGGAGTTTTGGTGATGATGAAATCTCTTCCGATTACCAGCCCACACATGTTTACCAGAAAAAAGGAAATTATACTGTAATACTTAAGGCTTTTACAAACAATGGCTGTGTAGATATATTTACGCTCCACAACCTGATGGTGCTGGATGGAAGTGAACTGCAGATCCCAAACTCTTTTTCGCCGAATGGAGATGGCATTAACGACCTGCTGAATATTAATGTAAGCAATTTAAAAAGATTTAATTTTAAAATCTTTAACCGTTATGGTGATGAAGTTTTCTTTACTACTAATATTTTCGACTCCTGGGATGGTACCTGGCGTAATAAACCTGTACCGGTTGGCGCTTACTATTATGTACTAAACGGAACCAACGTTTTTAATCAAGAGGTGCGTTTTACGGGGTCTATTACATTGATCAGATAACTACCATTGCCGTTGCGGACATACCACTTTATAAACGTTATTGAGCAATAAACCCAACACAATTTCATGGCTCCCTTTACTGGCCTGATTAAGCGTAGAAGTGGTAACATCATAACTATAGCTGAGGTTAAAGAGGTGGCTGATATTAAAACCAGCCATCATATTTAAGGCATCCTGTTTTCTATAACCTGCACCAATCCAGATGCGGTCTTTAAAACCCATCTTTACATTTATATCTACCGATAGCGGTATGTTTGGTGTGTACTTAAACAATAAGGAAGGAGTAATATTCAGATCTTCGGCCAGGTAAAACTTATAACCACTATTAAGAAAAACATGCTGAACCTGTTTGCCTGTTTGATATTGTTTATCTCCAGAAAAGCTTAATTTCTGTGGCAAAATCTGCTGCACGGAAAGTCCCGAAAAAAAATTGGCTCCATACAACCATGCGCCTACAGAAAGATCGGGTAAAAGCCTCGCATTAACGGCATTGTTTAAAGCCGGATCCTGTGGATTTTCGAACAGAAGGGCATTAATATCGATCGCTATGCGGCTGATACCGCCGGCAACGCCCAATGAAAGATTTAATTGATTGTTTAACTGCAAGTGGTAGGCATAACTCATATCAAAAGTAGTGGTAGTGAGCTGACCAGCTTTATCGGATACGGCGATAAAACCTACGCCATGGTGTGCAGGAGAAGCAGTGTAGTTTTGGGTATAACTCCTGGCACGTGGATCATTACCATCCGTTTCAAATGATAAGGCATTAGACCACAAGTATTCATCGCCAAGTGCCCAATGTGCAGATACAAAAGCCGTTTTAGGTGCATCCTGCAATCCAGCCCATTGCTGCCTGTACCCCACTTTTACATCCGTATAGTTTTCAATGCCACTTAGCGCAGGGTTTAACAGGTAACTATTAAGCAGATATTGGGTATACTGTGGCCGTTGCTGTGCGTAAAGCCTTACATTTGCACACAATATTAACAACAGCAGCCACTTTTTCATTACCGGTTTTTATTTACTATTTGGTTCTACCCACGTTACTATTTGTCTAGCTTTTTCTCTAATAAGCGAAGACGTAACTCCTGCTTTTTTACATCATTGAGCAATTCGCCATATTGTTTATCTTTTTCGATCAAATGCAGCGTAAGCTCCTCTATCTTTTTCAGTAACAGTTTGTTCATCTCTCCAACTGCGATTCCATCTCGTTCAAATTCTTTTGCAGATGGTATTTCGGGAAGGTGTTTGTTCGCTTTGATATACCTTTCGAGCTCTGCCAAGGTTACAACCTTATAATTTTCTTCAAATACATAATCAGGTGCATTGGTACCATCTACCCTGATTTCGTTGGCCTTAATTTTACCGTTAACGGTGAGTTTTTCATTTGGAAAAAGCGTACCAATTCCAACCCGTCCGTTTAAATCCATAAACATGGCCGTATGATAATCGAGCATTTCATAACTGGTTTTGCCCTGTGCATATTGAAATTGCAGACCAGGTCCGCCATTATCAATATTGGCCATTAATCTTATACCATAAGAACTTTCTGTTGAGTTATGGTTAACCATTTCTAAAGCAGAATTTCCATTCCCTAACTGCCCAAGTTGGATTCTCTCAAAATTGTAAGTACCAGGAACGAGAACATACTTTGGCTGATTAGAATTATTGAAATCACCTAATTGTAGTAATGCCATCGGATTTTTTGTTCCTATGCCAACGTTGCCATCCCATGCTAACCTCATTTTTTCTGTTTCACCCGAATAAAAAGATAAAGCGGTTTTATTACTGTGCAAATTCTCTGCTACACTGGCTATACCTGCCCATTTATCATCTCCTATATATCCTGAATAAAACTTTACCCCATTAATATCGCCAGGGTTAAAAGCATTGGTTCGCAAGCTTAATGGCCAGCCGCTACCAGTGGTTTGTACCTCAAGCTTCGAAGTCGGAGTAAGTGTTCCCAGGCCTAAGTTACCTCCCGAAAGCATCATAAAAGTTTGTCCCATATCTCCCCACATCTGCGCTCCTGTAACAGGGTTTCGCTCCCACCACGTCCTGGTATTTACCTGTGGCTGTAAAAAAGAAACATCCACCGCAATACCGTCATGTAATGATGTAGTAAGCCAATCGTTACCAGCTTGATTGCGATAAAGCCATATTTTGCGCATCATATTATTACTTACTGTTGAGCCGCCGATATTCGATATTTCGAATATGTCGCCCTTAGCAATTCCTAACTGGGCCTTTACACTATTTAAAAAGCTGCCTAAGAATGTTAATAGCAATATTATTTTCTTCATTTTGTTATTTTCTGGCTTTAAATAATGTTTCCAGCTTTGCAATTCTTTCTTCCTGCGATTGATTTTTTTCTTTTTCCTGAGCAAGTTGTTTATCCTTTTCAATCAGATGCAACGTAAGCTCTTCTATCTTTTTTAGTAACAATTTGTTCATCTCTCCAACTGCGATTCCATCTCGTTCAAATTCTTTTGCAGAAGGCACTTCGGGTAGGTGTTTGTTCTTTTTAATATAGCTTTCCAACGCTTCCAACGTTGCAATCTTGTAGCTATCTTCAAATACATAATCGGGTGCCCCCTGCCCATCCACTCTGATCTCGTTCGCTTTTATTTTGCCATTAACGGTAAGCCTTTCAGTTGGTGTAGTTATACCAATTCCAACGTAGCCTAGTGCAGTACCATCTGTTTTTGTTGCTAAAATGGTACTGCCATTCATCGATTTGATCACATCCAAATCGCCCCCATCAGCATTACTATTAACTCCACTTCCATACTGGTAAACACTTCTTAATGCCCAGTTTTTTGCACCTGTAATGCCTGCATACCCTAGGGCAACTATGTTTACTACATTTTTTGCAGGAAAAGCACCTTGATCCAGAATAAGCCTAAAATTACCGTTTACAACCAGTTTTTCGCTGGCTTCAGTAGTGCCTATTCCAACATTTCCATTTTGTAAAAAACTAAAAACATAGGGTTACCGGCATTAGAAAAATTACCTGTATGCCCGCCGAAACCATAATCCATTGCCTGCAATTTAAACACTCCGTTGCTTGTTCCCATTTTAAATGATGATATACCTGGCTGATGAAAAGTGATAACAGGCTGGTTGGCTTTAATTTCGAACAATTCTTCTGGTGTTCTAGTACCGATCCCAACATTCCCGTTAGGAGCTACAGCAAGGCCATTGGTGTACGAATTGTTGCTAAAAAAGGCCACTCCTTCGCTTGAGCCAATTACTGCGGTGCCATTGTGATCGGCTCCTGTTACACTGATATTCCCGCCCCATATGTCTAGTTTTTCTCTTGGAGATAAAGTATTAACCCCCATATTTCCATTTAGATCGATATATGTTCGAGGAAGGCCTCCAGTAAAAAACTTGATTCCAGAATAAGAAGACAGGTAAGCATAAGGTGGCCAATCTACAGATTCATTATACCAACCAAGGCTATAAAAAGATACATCTTTTCCCAGATAGTTAAAGTGATCATTTGGTGCAACAGCAATACCTGCCTGGTTAGCATTGGTATTAAAGGTTTGCGCACAAAGGTTAAATCCAGATAGACACAACAAAAAGCTTAAGAAAATCTTACTTAAGTGATAATAGCTCATGATGATTATTTTTTATTCTTTTCTAATTTCAACAGCCGCTTTTGCACATCAATAAGTACCTTATCCTTTTCAATCAGATGCAACGTAAGCTCTTCTATTTTTTTCAACAACAGTTTGTTCATCTCCCCAACTGCC
The nucleotide sequence above comes from Pedobacter riviphilus. Encoded proteins:
- a CDS encoding PorP/SprF family type IX secretion system membrane protein encodes the protein MKKWLLLLILCANVRLYAQQRPQYTQYLLNSYLLNPALSGIENYTDVKVGYRQQWAGLQDAPKTAFVSAHWALGDEYLWSNALSFETDGNDPRARSYTQNYTASPAHHGVGFIAVSDKAGQLTTTTFDMSYAYHLQLNNQLNLSLGVAGGISRIAIDINALLFENPQDPALNNAVNARLLPDLSVGAWLYGANFFSGLSVQQILPQKLSFSGDKQYQTGKQVQHVFLNSGYKFYLAEDLNITPSLLFKYTPNIPLSVDINVKMGFKDRIWIGAGYRKQDALNMMAGFNISHLFNLSYSYDVTTSTLNQASKGSHEIVLGLLLNNVYKVVCPQRQW